The DNA window CCCCCCGCAGGCACCACGGACGACCACCGAGTGCCCCCTGCCCTCGCCGGCACCGGGTGCCCCCTCTTCCCCTGCGCAGCCCGGCGCGCCACCGGCTCGGCGCAGGCCACCGGACGGCCCGCTCACCGAAGCCGAGCGCACTCAGGCCCTCGACCGGCTGACGGACGCGCTCCAGGCGAAGTACGTCTTCCCCGACCTCGCGCGGAAGGCCACCGCCACCCTGCGCACGAAGCGCAACCGCCGCGCCTACGACCCCCTCGCGACGGGGCACGCCTTCGCCGACACGGTGACCGCCGACCTCGACCAGGTGCTGAACGACCTCCACTTCCGCGTCCTCTACCGGGCCGAGGGCATCCAGGAGGACGAGCTGCGCGGAGAGCCCTCGGCCGCGGAGCGCGCCCTCCACGAAGCCGAGGGGCGCTACCTCAACGGCGGCTTCGAGCGCGTGGAGCGACTCCCGGGCAACATCGGGTACATCGCGCTGACGAGCTTCTCGTTCCCGGCACGCGGCGCCAGGGCCGCCGCCGCGGCCATGGAGCTGCTCGCCGACACGGACGCCCTGATCATCGACGTTCGCCACAACCCGGGCGGCGATCCCGACCTCGTGGCGACGCTGTGCAGCTACTTCTTCCCCGAGCCGGTGCACCTCAACGACATCTATGACCGCCCGAAGAACGCGACACGCCAGTACTGGACCAGCGCCGCCATCCCCGGCCGCCGCTACCTCGACCGGCCAATCTACGTCCTGATCAGCCGGCGCACGTTCTCCGGCGCCGAAGAGTTCGCCTACGATCTCCAGCAGCTGAAGCGCGCCACCCTCGTGGGAGAGACGACCGGCGGCGGGGCCAACCCTGGCGAAGTGCTCCGCCTCAGCGAGCACCTCGCCGCCTTCATTCCGACCGGACGTGCGATCAACCCCGTCTCCAGGACCAACTGGGAGCGGATCGGCGTGAAGCCGGACCTGGCGGTCCCCGCCGACGACGCGCTACGGCTCGCTCAGATCGAAGCGCTCCAGAAGGTGCTCCCCAAGATCTCGTCACCCGAGCGCAAGGTCCTGCTGGAGGAGCGCCTGAAGCAGCTCGGCGAGACCCGCTGACGCGGTGCCTGCGCGCCACAGGCCTCGCTCATCGAGCGCCCCTCTGCTTCGTCCTCGAGCGTGGACGATGACCGGCAGGCGACGGGACGCCTCGGGCTACAGCAGCGCCTTGTGCGCCGACGCCATCGGCAAGAGCGCGTCGACGCTCTTACCCCGCGTGTAGATCTATCTGAAGATCTGCATCCCACCGGCGATGTCGCCTGCCGAGAGGCGGTCGCGCATGCTCCCGCAGAGGCCGCCGGACAGAAGGCGGCGTGGCTGGGCCCTCCCGACGTGTAGATCCAGCCGTCGAGACGCTGATGCGTTGTGACGGGCCTGCACCTGAGGATAGGATGACGAAGAGGCATCGCATGGTCCAAGAAGTCCGGATTCACCGTGCCGGTCCGCTCGAAGGGCGTTCGACTGCAGGACATCGAGAGGCATGTCGGGTCCAGCGCCATGACGCAGCGTCGTCGCTCGCCCCACCGCTGGACGAGCGGCCCCTCGACGTTCTGCGCTGTCGATCCCGACGTATGAATCCGCGCGGCTAGGCCCGAGGAGGCTCAGAGAAAGGGTGCCGAGATGAGCCCCATCGAACCTGTCGAGTGCTGGGTTGGCCGACGCGTCGGCTCGTACATCCTCATCTCGGTAATCGATACGAATGCCGCCTCATCCACGTACCTCGGCCGACACGAGCAGCTCGATGTCACGGTCGTCGTCACCTGGATGCACGACCGGGCATTCTCTTCCACCGGCAACCGAAGCGAAGAACTCGACGAGCAGACGACCCGGCTGCGATCGCTGAAAACCACGAGCTTTGCTAGGCGACTCGATGTCCTCGACGTGGAAGGATTCGCCTTCATCGTCATGGAAAACATCGAGGGCAAGTCCCTCGGAGAGCGGCTCCGATCCCGCACGCTTTCGCCGCGGCAGGTGCTCGCGTACGCCGCTGAGATCGCCACAGCGCTGCACGATGCACGCGCAGCTGGACTTTGCACGCCGTCCCTTCGGCTCGATGACGTCCGCATCGACTCAGGAGGTCGCGTCAAGCTGCCATGCCCGACGATCGGACGAGCGACGCACGCTGACCTGCTCGAGACGCTCGCAGGTATCCTGGAAGAACTCTCTGCGCAGTGCCCCGAGGTGCCGACGGACGCAAACTCTCCCTCCTCGCGCCTGCAAGAGATGCGAGAGCGGCGGCGCTCGCGCGCGGCCCCACAGCGGCCCCCCCGACAGCTCTCCCGAGCGACCTCATGGCTCGCCCGACGAGCGATAGACGTCCTCGCGCTCTATGGCATCCTCTCACTTCTCCAGTCCACCAGCCACGAGTTCGACGATTGGCCCAATCCCTACACCGTCGTCCGCAGCCGCGCGGGTCCAGGATGCGCGGCGGACGACAGCGGCCAGTTGCATGCTTCTGCCCACATGCCGACCCCCGAGAGCGGCATCCTTCGTTTCCACATCCATCAAGAAGACCAGGCCCCCTGGACCACCTCGGGAACGCTTCGGCTCTACGTGGGCGAGGGCCCGACATGCACAGCCAAGCCTCACAACGTCATCAAGAATGCGATCTCCATCGTGGAGGGTCGGACTCTCCAGATCATCGACCTCGATGTGAACTCGTACGATGGCGCCTGGAGCGTGGGAGAAAAAAAAACGTTCTGGATCGGTCAATCCAATCACGGATGGGATGCCTATCGCGGCAGCAACCTGGTGCAGATCGAACGCATCGCGCAAGCGCCTCGATAGCCTGCCCCATCAGCCTTCACCGTCGGTCGCCATGCCACGGACGACGTCACGTAGTTCCATGGATGCCGCGCGAAAGGTAGACTCGACCAGTCGGAACTGATGCATGTAGCCATGTTCGAGGCTCTCACGTGCACAGCGAGCGAACGCCTCGACCGCCGAATCTCGTTGGGCGCGACTGGAGCGGAGTAGCTTCTCGGCGGCGTTCACGCGCCTCCAGATGAATGACATCGGGACAGTGAACTCCTTTACCCTGTCGGCGCCAGCCGTGACCTCCCTCTCCTCGATGGGAGTTCGACGGTGCTGAGCCAGCCGGTGACACGCGAGACGCATCACGCAATGCGTGACCTCGGAGTTTACCCCTGCCTGCTCGGCCAAACGCAGACTCTCCCGAAACAGCCGCGTCGCACGCGACCAGAGTGCGTCGGCCTTGCCCCGCTCGACGAGGCGACCACGCTCGCGGCTCTGCACAAGCAACGAATAGGAAATGGCCAGATCTCTTGGCAAAGCCCAGCGATACCATGCGCACGAGGCAGGAAACTTGAGGGCCACAAGACAAGCCATCGCCCGCTTGTCGAGAGCGATCGCACGATCGAAATCATACCGCTGCCTCGCGGCGATCGCCTGGATGTGCAGTCCCTCCATTTGTGCGACAGGAAGCACATGTTGCCCCCCCAAGCGCTCCAGCATGACCGCATGCCCGCTGGCCGCCTCGAACTGCCCTAGTTGAATCTCCATGGCCGCGAGCTTCGACAGCAGCGCGATGCGCTCATCCAGCTCGAGCCGAAGCGCAGGGGAACTCAGAGCGACCACGAGCAAGTCCGCTGCACACTCCTCCTCTCCGCGCTCCACGTGGCGGCTCACCACACGACAGACATCGGTCGCCGATGCGACCGCCTCGGGTGTCTCCAGGCGCGGAGATCGATGCCGGCCGAGCAACACATAGCGGCGTAAGGCCACAGGGTCCACGTCGACTGCGTATCGCGGGTTCAAGCGATATGGGCCTCGAGAAACCCTCGCCGCGCCGTTGTGCTGCCGCGCTACCTGCACGAGAAGCCCCTCTTGCCCCCACCATACTCCGCACCCGGGCTCCCCGCTGGGAAGCGCAGACAAGAACCGCGACACCTCATTGCCAATCGAAGGAATGGGTCTTCCTGAAAAACCGACGTCAGCGAGATCGGCGAGCGTCACGGTCGCTCTCCCCTGCATCCGATGGACCGCTAGAGCGGCGAGAAATCGATGACAATTCTCGGACTGCAGATGTCCCACATCAAGACCGAGCGTCGCGGCATGGAGCCGCGATGACGGGCTGGCGAGGACGCCGGGGCGGATGAACACCTGCGCATCTGGCAAGCCAATGGAAGGCGTCATCGCATCCGAGAGGTCGAACCGGAGCGTCGGCGACGTCACTCTGCCAATACTACGAGTAAATTCAGACAGTTGCAAGGCTCGACGGTGGCAGTTTCTTGGCGCGACGCCGAGCGACCCGTCGGTGAACACTACACCCGACGGCCAGAGGGATGACCAGGCGCAAAGCAGTAGCGCCACAGAAGGCGCCCGCGTCGCTGCCGCATTGCGCCCAGGAGAGCGCCTCGCGGCTCCTCGCCCTCGTCGCCACCGAAAACCCCACGCCAAAGAAGGTGACCCATGAACTCGAATCAGCCCTTCAAAATCCTTGTTCTACCAGAGCTTCTGACCGGTTCCCGGAGGCGCACCAGCGTCTTGATCTTGGCCGATGGCAATCGACGCGCGAGCCCCCATCGTCAGGGCTATGGTCGTGGCGCCCATCGCGTCGTGGAGATCGCCACGCACCTTGCACGCCGTGGCGACGTTACCGAAATGGTCGCGTGCGTCCTCAGCAAGGACAACATTCACAAGCGAGGAGCTTCCTTCTTCGACGAACTCACTGCACAATTCGTGGCGCTGCGCGCCCGGATCGAACGCGATAGCGCTCTGATCCGCGACGGGATTCGCATGACCATCGTCGACGACCTGCGGCCGCTATATGCGAAGGGTGGGTCTTGCACGGCGCTCGCGGAGGCCATGCGGAGAGCCGCCGACGCCACGTGTCACCAAGCCCGTCCGACGCTGGACCTGTCGATCGCCGCTGGATACTCCGAGGAGCTCGCCATCGAGCGGAGCGTCGATCTCATTCTCCGTACGGGTATGGAATGTGAGGGGGTTTTGCGACTGAGCGGGCTTCGAAGCCACGCCGGCTGCCTCGCCTATGCGACGAGCAAACTCTGGCCCGAGGTCGCGCCGCAGGACCTCGATCGAATTCTCGACGACGCTCGACTGAGGATGCACGGCAAGCTCGCCCGAGGTCATCACCCGCGCACGCTGCAGGGCTTGGTCCTGGCCCTTCGGCAGAATGCTCCGAGAAAGTCGACGTGCGTCACGATTCCATCGTGTGTAGATGAGGGCGAGATCTCGCGGATGCTCGGGGCCACTTGCCCCCGCATGCCCAGCCCGGCACCGACATCGTATCGTCTGCCCGACCATCCTCAGCATGAGCTACGCATTGTGGGCACTGGCGAAAAGCATGGCGGTGGCTACGACGCGATCATTGCACCAGGCCAGACACCACCTTTCTTCGTCCTCATGGAGAGCCTGTCGCCGGGATACGCGAACGTGCACGCTTGCACGCCCGACGCTCAGGGCATTGTCCAGGGGATCCATCAGGCGCTCGAGTTTGCTTCGACCTATGTGGCCCTTCAAGGGGCCGAGCGGGAGGGCGTCTCGGAAGAGAGCACAATCTCTCCCGTCATTCCGCTGATGGGCGAGCACCAGCCAGGTTTCGACGGCGAGGCATTCGCCACCGAGGCGCTCGCCGCCGAGGCGTTCGCCACACGGGCGCTCCAGTGGGCGACTCGGGCGGGGTTGATGTCTGCAGCGAGCGCGTGGCAACGCGCGGCGACGAACTACGCGCTGACCGCCTTCTACATTCCCCCGGATGACATGAACGACCACGAGCCGCTCCGAGAACTCATGATGCGATACATGCTGCTCGTAGCCGCTGGCGATTACGAGGTCTTCGATGTGACGTTCCCGGGCGAGACACCGCAATCCAGGACGAGGCGCATCGGAACGTCCGCGAAGTTTCTCCTCACCGTCGCGGCATCGGGCGACATCGACGCGCAGCCCCCTGCAACCCGAGATGCCCAGGCACTACAGGCCATCGCATCGCAATGGCGCGGCCTCGTCTGGATGCGTCACGGAGCGAGCGATGCAGCACTCGTCAAGGATTGGATTGAAGCAGTCCGGTCCATGTACACGGCCTGCCACCGAGAACACCTGCCAAGCATCTCCGACAGCTCACGCTTGCAACGCTCGACGCAGGCCGGGACGCGGCAGGCTGGCATGAAGCTCTTCACGGATCGCTACATCGCGTCGTCACCTGCCGCGATCGGGGACCGGATCCAGTGGCTCCTTGAATCGCTACTCACGAAAGAGGCAGCGGCCCACCCGGCGGCGGACGAACTGCGTGTGCTCCTGCGTCTCGTGGAGACGCGAAACTCGATGGCCGCAGGCTTGCTCTTCCGAACCGCAGCCTTGCAACTGCCAATGGATGCCGTCACGGACGACATGCGTCGCGCTCTTCACGACGTCGCCGAGCTGCTCGACTTTAGCAGCCGACTCGCCAATGACCTGTCAGGGTTCCGGCTCTCCGGCGGTGCAGACCTCGACGAGAAGACGACGTCATGCTCGCTTCTGGTGTCGGCCCATCTCGCTGGAGAGCGACGTGTGGCCGTGATCGCCAGGGCAACGACGCTCTGCCGCAGCATCGCGGCCTGGCTGGAGACGCTCCTCGAGACCGCGGTACGGCGACTGACCACCCTCTGGCCCTCCCTGGCAGTGATGGTCCGCCGCGGAATGCACATCGGCAGGCGGGTATACAATGATGGTCATTACACAACGCTATCGCGCGCTCAGATGAACGCCATCGTGCAGGAGATGCGGACGCAGAACGTGGATGACGCCAGCTCCCCCACCAGCGTTCCACCGGATGCGCCTGGAGCCATGGCGACGCTCCGCATGCCATGACGGGAATCCAAGATTCGCCTCCGCGCCATACGCAGGTTTGCGTACAGACGCTCGGCCCACGACCCGCTATGCCCCGGTCTCCGGAAAGGAGTAGCCCATGCGTTCACGCACAACCCAAAGGGACATCCCCGCCTTGCTGATCGCCACGGCCGTCGCATGCATCGCGGCGTGCAGCGGGTCCGAACCGCAAGATCCTATCCCGAGTTCGGACTCGCCTGAGTCCCCCGCGCGTGAGACGGTCGAGGAACGCAAAATTCTCATCGTCCTCGAGCAAGGTGCGACGCTCCCGGTTCGCAGCCAGTATTTGCCAGTGCATGACCGCGAACACGTCGAAGAGTGGGTCCATCTTCGCCTCGAGGGGGACCTCCATTTCAGAGGAAGTCTGCGCGAGGTGGACGCGCCATGGTCTGCAGACCATACCGTGCGAGTCCCCGAAATCGAGGCCGGTCCGTCCGTCGGAGAAGGCCTGTTGGTCTTCGAGGTGCCGGGCGCAGCTTCAACGCGCGTCATGATTGCGGTCGTGCCCACGGACAGCATCGGTGAAATCGAGAGCGTGCTCGCCCAGCAAGACGCCCTAGAGAAGAGCGGCGATCGTTTCGCCGTGGTCCGTACAGAAGCGCTGAGCCGATTCGGAACGATGAATCCTGGTGCCACAGAGGAAGGCACCATGAAAACG is part of the Chondromyces crocatus genome and encodes:
- a CDS encoding S41 family peptidase — protein: MVRSGLMAGLFSVAALTACATGPLAPPAAPPSVAGAPPALAPRPDAPPPSSAPPQAPRTTTECPLPSPAPGAPSSPAQPGAPPARRRPPDGPLTEAERTQALDRLTDALQAKYVFPDLARKATATLRTKRNRRAYDPLATGHAFADTVTADLDQVLNDLHFRVLYRAEGIQEDELRGEPSAAERALHEAEGRYLNGGFERVERLPGNIGYIALTSFSFPARGARAAAAAMELLADTDALIIDVRHNPGGDPDLVATLCSYFFPEPVHLNDIYDRPKNATRQYWTSAAIPGRRYLDRPIYVLISRRTFSGAEEFAYDLQQLKRATLVGETTGGGANPGEVLRLSEHLAAFIPTGRAINPVSRTNWERIGVKPDLAVPADDALRLAQIEALQKVLPKISSPERKVLLEERLKQLGETR